AAAAAATCTTAAGATAATTACCGTCTTATATTTTAGATCGAGTTTCGCTAGTGCTTGCCTCACATCGAAGATCTCATCGCGCTTGTTATCTGAATGGTACATAACATTTTCCAAAATACTCGTATCCATAAATATAATCCTTCGTGTCTTTCGTAAAGAATTATGAGCACAATTAATCGCGATACGATACAACCATGATTTGAGAAATTCAGGATTTCTCAGGCTATCGATTGAAACGATAGCCTTATATATCGTATCCTGGACGATATCCAGTGCTTCGTCACGATTTTTGACAAAACTGTAAGCAAGACGGTATAAATTTTCCTTGTTTTCTTCTATAAGTCTATAAAGATGTTCTCTCTCCTCAGTGGACTGAACTGGAGTATGCGCGCGCATTTAGTTCTCTCCTTTCAAACAAATGTTACAATCGTCTGTTTCCATTATTAGACCATCCAGTTGATCAGAAA
This is a stretch of genomic DNA from Brevibacillus laterosporus DSM 25. It encodes these proteins:
- a CDS encoding sigma-70 family RNA polymerase sigma factor, encoding MRAHTPVQSTEEREHLYRLIEENKENLYRLAYSFVKNRDEALDIVQDTIYKAIVSIDSLRNPEFLKSWLYRIAINCAHNSLRKTRRIIFMDTSILENVMYHSDNKRDEIFDVRQALAKLDLKYKTVIILRFFEDMTLESVAEILDVPVSTVKSRLYRGLQKLKIDLQEVEHLEQSIK